The DNA sequence GCAGCGCGAGCGGCAGCGCAGGCCCGGCCACGGCGACAGCTGGGACCCGGTACCGGTGCCCCTGCCGACGTACGTGACCGCGCCGGTCGCGCCTCGGGCCACCTCCGACGTGGACCTCGGCGCGCCGGACGCCTGGAGCTCGGCACGGTCGAGCCCCGTCGGCCGGGACCGGGAGGCGGCCGAGGCCGCGGACGGGCCCGGGCGGGACGCCGAGCCGGGCGACGCGGGCCGCGAGGAGGAGAAAGCCGAGGGGGGCGGTCGCAGCGACGCGCGCCGGGCCGCCTCCGCCCGCCGGGCGCGTGAGCGGGGCCGTACGCCGCTGTTCGACCAGTTCGAGGACGGCGAGCGGCCGCGCGCCGCGAACGAGTAGCCGCCCTCGTCCGGCCAGGTAACGGATTTCCAAGCACCCCGATCGGGGTGCTAAAGTTTCACTCGTTGCAAGGGCCTGTGGCGCAGTCCGGTAGCGCACCTCGTTCGCATCGAGGGGGCCAGGGGTTCAAATCCCCTCAGGTCCACCGCAACAACTTTCCAAGGAGACTTGGGTAGTTGAAAGATCCCGTCCGATCGGTTGATCGGGCGGGATCTTTGCTGTTCCCAAGGAGTCACGTCTTGAGGGGGACTGTGCAGAAGGCCACCGCGGAGTTACCGGCGAGGCGCGTGACGCCGCTGCGAGACGCACGCTTCCTGCGGTTCGTGACCGCCAGTCTCATCTCGGCCACCGGGTCCGCGATGGCACCCCTCGCGCTCGCCTACTCCGTGATCGAGCAGGGCGGTGGCGCCGGCGACCTCGGTGTGGTGCTCGCCACGAACACCGTGCCCACCATCGTCTTCCTTCTCGTGGGCGGAGTGCTCGCGGACCGCGTCTCCCGGAGCAGGCTGCTCTTCCTCGGCAACCTGCTGGCGGCCGCCGCTCAGGGGGCGCTGGCCGTGACGGTCGCCATCGGGCAGGCCACGACCACCTCCATCGCGGTGTGCGGCTTCGTCTCGGGGACGGCCATGGCCTTCACCGTGCCCGCCACCCAGGGCGCCGTGCCCCAGATCGTGCCGCCGGAGCAGTTGCAGCAGGCCAACGCCCTGCTCAGACTGCCGATCAACGCCGTCAAAGTGCTCGGGCCCGCCATCGGCGGAGTCGTCGTCGCGGCCGGCGGCCCGGCCTGGGCGCTGGCCTGGGACGCGCTCACCTTCGCCGTGGCCGCCGTCCTGCTGCTCGGGCTGCGCCTGGGCGCGCCCGTCACCGTCACCAGCGCGCTGAGTGACCTGCGGGAGGGCTGGACCGGCTTCTGGTCGCGGACCTGGCTGTGGACCTACACGGTCGCCGGGGCCGTCCTCGTCGCCGCCTGGCTGGCCGGGTTCCAGTTGCTGGGGCCGGTCGTCGCGGCGGAACAGTACGCGGGGGCGCGTGACTGGGGGCTCGTGGCGGCCGCGTTCTCCGCGGGACTGCTGGTCGGGACCGTGGTGTGCCTGCGCTGGCGGCCGTACCGGCTGATGGTCGTGGCGGTCGCGGCAGGTGCGCCGCTCGCCGGGCCGTTGCTCGTCATGGCGTGGGGACTGCCGCTGCCCTGGCTGCTGTTGGCCGCCCTGCTCGCGGGGGTCGCGTTGGACGTGGCGATCGTCGCGTGGACAACCGCCTTCCAGCAGCATGTGCCGCAGGGCGAGTTGGGTCGCATGAGCGCGTTCAACAGCGTCGGGGAGCGGCTGGCCATTCCGCTCGGCTACCTGCTCACCGCGCTCGCCGCCGGCAGCTGGGACAACCGGACGGTGCTGATGGTGTGCGCCGGGCTCGTCGTCGCCGCCACCGTCCTCAACCTCTGTGTGCGGGACCTCTACCGCGTCAACGCCGCACGGAACTGACCGCTCACAGCGCCTTCGCGTAACACAGACTCAGATCGTGGAAGCGGTAGTAGCCGAACTTCCCGCACGGCTCGTAGCCGCTGGACGTGTACAGCGCCACCGCCTCCGGCTGCTTCGCCCCGGTCTCCAGCACCATGCGGGTGCGGCCCGCCGCCCGCGCGTCGTCCTCCAGCGCGGCAAGGATGCGTCTCGCCAGGCCGCGCCCGCGCATCTGCTCGATGACGTACATCCGCTTGAGCTCGGCGTCCCCGTCCTCGTTGCCCTCGCCGTTCTCGTCCTGGGCCCGCCAGCCGCCGGACGCGACGGGGGTGCCGAGCGCGTCGTACGCGATCAGGTACAGGCCGTTCGGCGGCCTGAAGTCCGCCGTGTCCAGGGGCGTGGCGTCGCCGTCGTCGCCGTAGCGGACGCCGTACTCGGCCTGCACCTGGTCGTTGAGCTTGACGGCGTCGGGGTGGTCGAAAGGGACCGGGTGTATATACATGCTAGATACCGTATATCAATTCAAGATCAAGAGGTTCCAGAATCGGACACCGTCCAGTGTGCCGGTAAGGTGCCCGAGTGCTCACTGTGACCTCTGTGAATGTGAACGGGCTGCGGGCCGCCGCGAAGAAGGGCTTCGTGGAGTGGCTCGCCGGCACCGAGGCCGACGTGCTGTGCCTTCAGGAGGTGCGCGCGGAGCCGCAGCAGCTGCCCGAGGGCGTCCGCGCGCCCGACGGCTGGCACGTCGTGCACGCGCCGGCCGCCGCCAAGGGCCGCGCCGGCGTCTCCCTCTACACCCGCCGCGAGCCCGACCGGATCCAGGTCGGCTTCGGGTCGAGTGAGTTCGACGACAGCGGGCGTTACGTCGAGGCCGACCTGCCGGGTATGACGGTCGCCTCGCTCTACCTCCCCTCCGGCGAGGTGGGTACCGAGCGGCAGGACGAGAAGGTCCGCTTCATGGGCGAATTCCTCGCCTACCTGAAGGCCCTGCGCGAGCGCGCCGCCGCCGACGGCCGCGAGGTCCTGGTCTGCGGCGACTGGAATATCGCCCACCGGCAGGCCGACCTGAAGAACTGGCGCGGCAACACCAAGAACTCCGGGTTCCTGCCGGAGGAGCGGGAGTGGCTGACCG is a window from the Streptomyces sp. NBC_00299 genome containing:
- a CDS encoding MFS transporter gives rise to the protein MQKATAELPARRVTPLRDARFLRFVTASLISATGSAMAPLALAYSVIEQGGGAGDLGVVLATNTVPTIVFLLVGGVLADRVSRSRLLFLGNLLAAAAQGALAVTVAIGQATTTSIAVCGFVSGTAMAFTVPATQGAVPQIVPPEQLQQANALLRLPINAVKVLGPAIGGVVVAAGGPAWALAWDALTFAVAAVLLLGLRLGAPVTVTSALSDLREGWTGFWSRTWLWTYTVAGAVLVAAWLAGFQLLGPVVAAEQYAGARDWGLVAAAFSAGLLVGTVVCLRWRPYRLMVVAVAAGAPLAGPLLVMAWGLPLPWLLLAALLAGVALDVAIVAWTTAFQQHVPQGELGRMSAFNSVGERLAIPLGYLLTALAAGSWDNRTVLMVCAGLVVAATVLNLCVRDLYRVNAARN
- a CDS encoding GNAT family N-acetyltransferase, translated to MYIHPVPFDHPDAVKLNDQVQAEYGVRYGDDGDATPLDTADFRPPNGLYLIAYDALGTPVASGGWRAQDENGEGNEDGDAELKRMYVIEQMRGRGLARRILAALEDDARAAGRTRMVLETGAKQPEAVALYTSSGYEPCGKFGYYRFHDLSLCYAKAL
- a CDS encoding exodeoxyribonuclease III, with product MLTVTSVNVNGLRAAAKKGFVEWLAGTEADVLCLQEVRAEPQQLPEGVRAPDGWHVVHAPAAAKGRAGVSLYTRREPDRIQVGFGSSEFDDSGRYVEADLPGMTVASLYLPSGEVGTERQDEKVRFMGEFLAYLKALRERAAADGREVLVCGDWNIAHRQADLKNWRGNTKNSGFLPEEREWLTEVFAPGAAGYVDVVRSLHPDVEGPYSWWSYRGRAFDNDTGWRIDYQVATPGLADRALKGYVERATTHAERWSDHAPVTVVYGR